The region GGTGATAATGTTGAATTTGTAATAGAGTTAATCAAACCCGTAGCACTTGAGAAAGAATTACGTTTTGCTATCCGTGAAGGCGGTAGAACGGTAGGTGCTGGGGTTGTTTCTGAGATCATAGAATAGAA is a window of Candidatus Kaelpia aquatica DNA encoding:
- a CDS encoding elongation factor Tu, whose product is GDNVEFVIELIKPVALEKELRFAIREGGRTVGAGVVSEIIE